Proteins from a genomic interval of Papaver somniferum cultivar HN1 chromosome 4, ASM357369v1, whole genome shotgun sequence:
- the LOC113275240 gene encoding UMP-CMP kinase-like isoform X2 yields MRRQLASYSSVLFSTFRSYVVPNQAAYTLKFVELFATEIEIPAKGGFSSREKVPFISFVLGGPGSGKGTQCAKIAHTFGFTHLSAGDLLRTEISSNSEKGAVILETIKQGKIVPSEVTVDLIRRAIESSKNHKFLIDGFPRSEENRIAFEKIMGAEPNFVLYFDCPEEEMVKRVLCRNEGRVDDNIDTLKKRLKIYESLNLPVINYYLAKGKVHKINAVGPEEEIFEQVRPIISSYEGACK; encoded by the exons ATGAGGCGACAATTAGCTTCTTATTCTTCAGTGTTGTTTTCTACCTTCAGATCGTATGTGGTTCCTAATCAG gCGGCTTATACATTGAAATTTGTGGAGCTCTTTgccactgaaattgaaattccg GCAAAGGGGGGATTTTCCTCCAGAGAGAAAGTTCCATTTATATCTTTTGTCCTAG GTGGCCCTGGTAGCGGTAAAGGTACACAATGTGCAAAGATTGCACATACTTTTGGTTTCACACACCTAAGTGCCGGTGATTTGTTAAGGACAGAAATATCTTCCAACAGTGAAAAAGG TGCAGTGATCCTCGAAACTATCAAGCAAGGAAAGATTGTTCCATCAGAAGTGACTGTTGATCTGATCCGGAGGGCTATTGAGTCAAGTAAAAACCATAAATTTCTCATAGACGGCTTTCCAAGAAGTGAAGAGAACCGTATTGCCTTTGAAAAAATT ATGGGAGCAGAACCAAATTTTGTGCTTTACTTTGACTGTCCCGAAGAAGAAATGGTGAAGCGGGTTCTCTGCCGTAATGAG GGGAGAGTTGATGATAATATAGATACTCTGAAGAAGCGACTTAAAATTTACGAGTCATTGAACTTACCTGTCATCAATTACTACTTGGCAAAGGGAAAAGTTCACAAG ATCAATGCTGTAGGACCAGAAGAGGAAATATTTGAACAAGTTCGTCCCATTATCTCTTCATATGAG GGAGCGTGCAAATGA
- the LOC113275240 gene encoding UMP-CMP kinase-like isoform X1 has protein sequence MRRQLASYSSVLFSTFRSYVVPNQAAYTLKFVELFATEIEIPAKGGFSSREKVPFISFVLGGPGSGKGTQCAKIAHTFGFTHLSAGDLLRTEISSNSEKGAVILETIKQGKIVPSEVTVDLIRRAIESSKNHKFLIDGFPRSEENRIAFEKIMGAEPNFVLYFDCPEEEMVKRVLCRNEGRVDDNIDTLKKRLKIYESLNLPVINYYLAKGKVHKINAVGPEEEIFEQVRPIISSYEGACRDFKFSPVSILNSLSLSAGSVQMNMTRVMEFGRLFLL, from the exons ATGAGGCGACAATTAGCTTCTTATTCTTCAGTGTTGTTTTCTACCTTCAGATCGTATGTGGTTCCTAATCAG gCGGCTTATACATTGAAATTTGTGGAGCTCTTTgccactgaaattgaaattccg GCAAAGGGGGGATTTTCCTCCAGAGAGAAAGTTCCATTTATATCTTTTGTCCTAG GTGGCCCTGGTAGCGGTAAAGGTACACAATGTGCAAAGATTGCACATACTTTTGGTTTCACACACCTAAGTGCCGGTGATTTGTTAAGGACAGAAATATCTTCCAACAGTGAAAAAGG TGCAGTGATCCTCGAAACTATCAAGCAAGGAAAGATTGTTCCATCAGAAGTGACTGTTGATCTGATCCGGAGGGCTATTGAGTCAAGTAAAAACCATAAATTTCTCATAGACGGCTTTCCAAGAAGTGAAGAGAACCGTATTGCCTTTGAAAAAATT ATGGGAGCAGAACCAAATTTTGTGCTTTACTTTGACTGTCCCGAAGAAGAAATGGTGAAGCGGGTTCTCTGCCGTAATGAG GGGAGAGTTGATGATAATATAGATACTCTGAAGAAGCGACTTAAAATTTACGAGTCATTGAACTTACCTGTCATCAATTACTACTTGGCAAAGGGAAAAGTTCACAAG ATCAATGCTGTAGGACCAGAAGAGGAAATATTTGAACAAGTTCGTCCCATTATCTCTTCATATGAG GGAGCCTGCAGGGATTTTAAGTTTTCACCTGTATCGATTTTAAACTCACTAAGTTTATCTGCAGGGAGCGTGCAAATGAACATGACTCGTGTAATGGAGTTCGGGAGACTGTTTCTTTTGTGA
- the LOC113275241 gene encoding uncharacterized protein LOC113275241, with translation MQLLHYRFFPSLHFASPTTTTFRFANCKIRKISTTSSMSSSLSASPPPSSSEDLNQVIKYHNQTKHNFFNYAKGPNGLDWANQPNPFRRYISSPLLPLEQTESLINEPPLSYSSLFHSLPSSKPITHSTISQFFYDSLALSAWKTAGFSTWSLRVNPSSGNLHPTEAYIISPKISSLCNSSFVAHYAPKQHSLELRAEIPEGFLQNLFPEGSFLIGLSSIFWREAWKYGERAFRYCNHDVGHAIGAVTIAAGELGWDVKILDGLGYSDLEKLMGLGSGFKVPSVSKKGKFPEIEFEHPDCVLVVFPKGIGEFSVDYEKLSLKISEVFSDLEWKGKANALSKEHVCWDVIYKTAESVKKPLTRDGFCVNSLQRSGLISEEVYRDSKLREIIRKRRSAVDMDNKYVMERETFYQILLHCLPSGEGEKQGKQLALPFRVLPWDAEVHALLFVHRVNGLEKGSYFLVRNEDHFDEIKRLTRNEFDWEKPEGCPADLPLYRLALGDHAALAQRLSCHQEIASDGCFSLGMVARFESTLHEKNAWMYPRLFWETGILGQVLYLEAHAVGISATGIGCYFDDPVHSYLGLEGSDYQSLYHFTVGSPVVDKRIMSLPAYPGLDMDA, from the exons ATGCAACTCCTCCATTACCGATTCTTCCCCTCTCTTCATTTCGCTTCCCCCACTACTACCACTTTCCGATTCGCAAATTGCAAAATTAGAAAAATCTCAACAACATCTTCAATGTCTTCTTCTTTATCAgcctcaccaccaccatcatcatcagaaGACTTAAATCAAGTAATAAAATACCATAACCAAACAAAACACAATTTCTTCAACTACGCAAAAGGTCCAAATGGTCTTGATTGGGCAAATCAACCAAACCCCTTTCGTCGTTACATCTCTTCTCCTCTCCTTCCATTAGAACAAACTGAATCCCTAATAAATGAACCACCTTTATCTTACTCTTCATTATTTCATTCACTCCcatcatcaaaacccattactCATTCAACAATTTCTCAGTTTTTCTACGATTCTTTAGCATTATCAGCTTGGAAAACTGCTGGGTTTTCAACCTGGTCACTTCGTGTTAACCCTAGTAGTGGTAATTTACATCCAACAGAAGCTTATATTATATCacctaaaatttcatctctttgtaATTCTTCTTTTGTTGCACATTATGCACCTAAACAACATTCATTGGAGCTCAGAGCTGAGATTCCTGAAGGTTTTTTACAGAATTTGTTTCCTGAAGGGTCTTTTCTGATTGGGCTTTCTTCGATTTTTTGGCGGGAAGCTTGGAAGTATGGGGAGAGGGCGTTCAGGTATTGTAATCATGATGTTGGTCATGCTATTGGTGCGGTGACTATTGCTGCAGGTGAGCTCGGTTGGGATGTTAAGATTCTGGACGGGTTGGGGTATTctgatttggaaaaacttatgggTTTAGGCTCAGGGTTTAAGGTTCCATCTGTTAGTAAGAAAGGAAAATTCCCTGAGATTGAATTTGAGCATCCAGATTGTGTTCTTGTTGTATTTCCTAAAGGGATTGGTGAATTCAGTGTTGATTATGAGAAATTGAGTTTGAAAATATCTGAAGTGTTTTCGGATTTGGAGTGGAAGGGAAAAGCTAATGCTTTGAGTAAAGAACATGTGTGTTGGGATGTCATTTATAAGACTGCTGAATCTGTAAAGAAGCCGCTGACAAGAGACGGGTTTTGTGTGAATTCTCTACAGAGAAGTGGGTTGATTTCGGAAGAGGTGTATAGAGATTCTAAATTGAGGGAGATTATAAGGAAGAGAAGAAGTGCTGTAGATATGGATAATAAATATGTAATggaaagagagacattttatcaAATTCTTTTGCATTGTCTTCCTTCGGGCGAAGGGGAGAAGCAAGGGAAACAACTTGCTTTGCCATTTCGAGTACTTCCATGGGATGCTGAAGTTCATGCACTTTTATTTGTTCATAGAGTGAATGGACTAGAGAAGGGTTCGTATTTCTTGGTGAGAAATGAAGATCATTTTGATGAAATTAAAAGACTAACAAGAAATGAGTTTGACTGGGAGAAGCCAGAGGGTTGTCCAGCTGATCTCCCGCTTTATAGACTTGCACTGGGTGATCATGCAGCGCTTGCACAGCGGCTTTCGTGCCATCAG GAAATTGCCTCAGATGGCTGCTTCAGCCTGGGCATGGTTGCTCGCTTTGAGTCGACTTTGCATGAGAAAAATGCCTGGATGTATCCCCGTTTGTTTTGGGAGACTGGAATTCTTGGTCAGGTACTATACCTTGAGGCACATGCAGTTGGAATCTCTGCTACCGGAATCGGCTGCTACTTTGATGATCCAG TTCATTCCTATCTCGGGCTAGAAGGGTCAGATTATCAGTCTCTTTACCATTTCACAGTTGGAAGCCCTGTGGTCGACAAACGCATTATGAGCCTGCCTGCTTATCCAGGACTCGACATGGACGCGTAA